A genome region from Bradyrhizobium commune includes the following:
- a CDS encoding methyl-accepting chemotaxis protein — protein sequence MPALKNLFSLRSIGAKLAIMTVVGAVCMALVASTALWTARNQLVTERIEKAHAAVDIVWNLADGYYKAYKAGQMTEEEARKRFLEANNYVWYEDHGNYAYIYDYETGLCVSNPGIPQFVGKDMRPNKDANGMLFAVALMDIAKKGQGTLRYAFRRNGADATPLDKVAFTRGFAPWNLMIGSAEYMSEVDNSFWSMVQTASVVIAVLMLISIMIAWAVGRSVVKPLTGLKARMASLSEGQLDAPVAFADRRDEIGEMARTVQVFRDAMIETNRLREEQAVTEQRQVEARKVDMNRLADQFEREVGEIIELVSVAAGQLETSSTTLSKTADTVAQVSNRASTASGEASANVHSVAAASEELASSIGEISRQVESSARIAGEAVSQAQKTDSRISELSQAASRIGDVVDLIQTIAGQTNLLALNATIEAARAGEAGRGFAVVASEVKSLAEQTAKATDEISQQIADIQSATRDSVAAIKEIGATIGRISEISAAITTSVEQQGSATQEISRNVQRAAEGTSQVETSIADVRRGASETGGASAQVQSAAQSLAGESARLKRGVASFMNSIRAA from the coding sequence ATGCCGGCTCTCAAGAACCTGTTTTCGCTGCGCTCGATCGGCGCCAAGCTCGCGATCATGACCGTGGTCGGCGCCGTCTGCATGGCGCTGGTCGCCTCCACGGCGCTGTGGACCGCCCGCAACCAGCTCGTCACCGAGCGCATCGAAAAGGCGCATGCCGCGGTCGATATCGTCTGGAACCTGGCCGATGGCTATTACAAGGCCTACAAGGCCGGCCAGATGACCGAGGAGGAGGCCAGGAAGCGCTTCCTCGAAGCCAACAATTATGTCTGGTACGAAGACCACGGCAACTACGCCTATATCTACGACTACGAGACCGGGCTGTGCGTCTCCAATCCCGGCATTCCGCAATTCGTCGGCAAGGACATGCGTCCGAACAAGGACGCCAACGGCATGCTGTTCGCGGTCGCGCTGATGGACATCGCGAAGAAGGGCCAGGGCACGTTGCGCTATGCGTTCCGCCGCAACGGCGCCGATGCCACGCCGCTCGACAAGGTCGCCTTCACGCGCGGCTTCGCGCCGTGGAATCTGATGATCGGCTCGGCCGAATACATGTCGGAGGTCGACAATTCGTTCTGGTCGATGGTGCAGACCGCCTCCGTCGTGATTGCGGTCTTGATGCTGATCTCGATCATGATCGCCTGGGCGGTCGGCCGCAGCGTGGTCAAGCCGCTCACCGGCCTGAAGGCGCGCATGGCCTCGCTCAGCGAAGGTCAGCTTGATGCGCCGGTCGCTTTTGCCGATCGTCGCGACGAGATCGGCGAGATGGCGCGCACCGTGCAGGTGTTCCGCGACGCCATGATCGAGACCAACCGCTTGCGTGAAGAGCAGGCCGTCACCGAGCAGCGCCAGGTCGAGGCGCGCAAGGTCGACATGAACCGGCTTGCCGATCAGTTCGAGCGCGAGGTCGGCGAGATCATCGAGCTTGTGTCGGTTGCTGCCGGCCAGCTCGAGACGTCGTCGACGACGCTGTCGAAGACCGCCGACACCGTCGCGCAGGTGTCCAACCGCGCCTCGACGGCTTCGGGCGAAGCTTCAGCCAACGTGCATTCTGTCGCCGCCGCGAGCGAAGAGCTGGCCTCCTCCATCGGCGAGATCTCTCGCCAGGTCGAGAGCTCGGCGCGGATCGCCGGCGAGGCCGTCAGCCAGGCGCAGAAGACCGACAGCCGCATCAGCGAGCTGTCGCAGGCCGCCAGCCGGATCGGCGACGTCGTCGATCTGATCCAGACCATTGCCGGCCAGACCAATCTGCTGGCGCTGAACGCGACCATCGAGGCCGCGCGCGCCGGCGAGGCCGGCCGCGGCTTTGCGGTCGTCGCCTCCGAGGTGAAGTCGCTCGCCGAGCAGACCGCCAAGGCCACCGACGAGATCAGCCAGCAGATCGCCGACATCCAGTCGGCGACGCGGGATTCCGTTGCTGCGATCAAGGAGATCGGGGCTACGATCGGGCGAATCTCGGAGATCTCGGCCGCGATCACCACCTCGGTCGAGCAGCAGGGCTCCGCCACGCAGGAGATCTCCCGCAACGTGCAGCGCGCCGCCGAAGGCACCTCGCAGGTCGAGACCAGCATCGCCGACGTCCGGCGCGGTGCGTCGGAGACCGGCGGCGCTTCCGCCCAGGTGCAGTCGGCCGCGCAGTCGCTCGCCGGCGAAAGCGCGCGCCTCAAGCGCGGTGTTGCGAGCTTCATGAACTCGATCAGGGCGGCGTAG
- a CDS encoding LLM class flavin-dependent oxidoreductase translates to MIPFSVLDLAPIRQGSDAAQAFRNSLDLARHAETWGFRRFWLAEHHNMTGIASAATSVVIGHIAGGTKTIRVGSGGVMLPNHSPLVIAEQFGTLESLYPGRIDLGLGRAPGTDQFTARAMRRDLATAAENFPHDVLELQALLGDVQPNQAIRAVPGMGLKVPLWILGSSMFGAQLAAMLGLPFAFASHFAPQMLMPALREYRARFEPSVQLDKPYAMVAVNVFAADSDDEARRMFTSLQQQFINLRRGTPGPLPPPVDDMDALWSPAEKAGVGQALAYAAVGSPEVVEQRLKEIIADTAADELITTGQIYDHTARLHSFEIAAGVRDRLAAQRAV, encoded by the coding sequence ATGATCCCCTTCTCCGTGCTCGACCTCGCGCCCATCCGTCAGGGCAGCGACGCCGCGCAGGCGTTTCGCAATTCGCTCGATCTCGCCCGGCATGCCGAGACATGGGGTTTCAGGCGGTTCTGGCTCGCCGAGCATCACAACATGACGGGGATCGCGAGTGCGGCGACGTCGGTGGTGATCGGGCATATCGCGGGCGGCACCAAGACCATCCGCGTCGGCTCCGGCGGCGTGATGCTGCCGAACCATTCGCCGCTGGTCATCGCCGAGCAGTTCGGCACGCTGGAATCGCTTTATCCCGGGCGGATCGATCTCGGGCTCGGGCGCGCGCCCGGCACCGACCAGTTCACCGCGCGGGCGATGCGGCGCGATCTCGCCACCGCCGCCGAGAATTTTCCGCATGACGTGCTGGAATTGCAGGCGCTGCTCGGCGACGTGCAGCCGAACCAGGCGATCCGCGCCGTGCCCGGCATGGGGCTGAAAGTGCCGCTCTGGATCCTCGGCTCCAGCATGTTCGGCGCGCAGCTTGCGGCCATGCTCGGGCTGCCCTTCGCCTTCGCCTCGCATTTCGCGCCGCAGATGCTGATGCCGGCGCTGCGCGAATATCGCGCGCGGTTCGAGCCCTCAGTGCAGCTCGACAAGCCTTACGCGATGGTCGCCGTCAACGTGTTCGCGGCCGACAGCGACGACGAGGCGCGACGCATGTTCACCTCGCTCCAGCAGCAGTTCATCAATCTGCGCCGCGGCACGCCCGGCCCGCTGCCGCCGCCGGTCGACGACATGGACGCGCTGTGGTCGCCGGCGGAAAAGGCCGGCGTCGGGCAGGCGCTGGCGTACGCCGCGGTCGGCTCGCCTGAGGTCGTCGAGCAGAGGCTGAAGGAGATCATCGCCGATACCGCCGCGGACGAGCTGATCACCACGGGCCAGATCTATGACCACACCGCCCGGCTGCACTCGTTCGAGATCGCAGCCGGGGTGCGGGACAGGCTGGCGGCGCAGCGGGCGGTGTGA
- a CDS encoding ferric reductase-like transmembrane domain-containing protein, producing the protein MAAAAMSPQLEWRGPIYILAGFAGMIALGLVLVQPLLIGGYLAPLTAYRGRRVHHWIGGALALAIVIHVAGLWITSPPDMIDALTFASPTPFSPFGVIAMWAIFAVALLAVLRGRLGLRLRTWRIVHIPLAVVIVVGSVVHAMLIEGTMETVTKAALCVLVLGATVKLMADLWMRRRRGTLRGESIARQ; encoded by the coding sequence ATGGCCGCCGCGGCGATGAGCCCGCAGCTTGAATGGCGCGGGCCGATCTACATCCTGGCCGGATTTGCAGGGATGATCGCGCTGGGTCTCGTGCTGGTTCAGCCCCTGCTGATCGGCGGCTATCTGGCGCCGCTGACGGCCTATCGCGGCCGGCGTGTCCATCACTGGATCGGCGGCGCGCTTGCTCTGGCGATCGTGATCCATGTCGCCGGCCTCTGGATCACCAGCCCACCCGACATGATCGACGCCCTGACCTTCGCATCGCCGACGCCGTTTTCGCCCTTTGGCGTGATCGCGATGTGGGCGATCTTCGCGGTCGCGCTTTTGGCCGTACTGCGCGGGCGGTTGGGATTGCGGTTGCGGACGTGGCGCATCGTTCACATCCCCCTCGCTGTTGTCATCGTCGTCGGAAGCGTGGTCCATGCCATGCTGATCGAGGGGACGATGGAGACGGTGACGAAGGCCGCGCTGTGCGTGCTGGTGCTCGGCGCGACCGTGAAACTCATGGCGGACTTATGGATGCGGCGAAGGCGCGGGACGCTGCGCGGCGAGAGCATCGCGCGGCAATAG